The Sphingobacteriales bacterium nucleotide sequence TGATATTCATCTACTATCTCTGTTCCAAAATAATTGTCTTTGTAGTCAATCTTTTTTGTAACAGGATAATTGATACTTAGCGTTGTGCTTGCTTTCTTTTTGTCTTTTTTAGCATACATATTGCTTGTTAGTATGTTTAGTATTAGTAATACTAAAATGTATTTTTGCATTTCTCTTTTTTTACAAAATTAAAAAAATATAAAAAATAAATGATTGTTAGTGTGTTAATTAAACTATTTTAATTTTCTGTTTATTGAATTGAATAATACTGTCTTTGTATAATTTATTTCGTTTTCTCAACTCTACTTTGTCATTAACTTTTACGGCGCCATTCTCTATTGCTTCATTAGCTTGTGCGCCAGTTTCGCACCATCCAGATGCTTTTAATAATTGGTTGAGTTGAATGTATTCTGTATGAATTTCAAATATTTCCATTGTTACAAATTGTTCACAATATTAAAGATAAAATGAGATAATACCTAAGAATCACTTATTTTTGTAGACTATGAATCGAAAACAATTAATAAAAGAAATTCATAAAAAGAAATCATTTTTGTGTATTGGATTAGATACAGATTTGAATTTAATACCAAAACATTTATTGAAATATAAAGAACCATTGTCTGTTTTCAATAAAGAAATTATAGATGCTACAAAAGATATATGCGTAGCCTACAAACCCAATATTGCATTTTATGAGCAATATGGCACAAAAGGTTGGGCACAGTTGGAAC carries:
- a CDS encoding RNA-binding S4 domain-containing protein, whose protein sequence is MEIFEIHTEYIQLNQLLKASGWCETGAQANEAIENGAVKVNDKVELRKRNKLYKDSIIQFNKQKIKIV